From Loxodonta africana isolate mLoxAfr1 chromosome 2, mLoxAfr1.hap2, whole genome shotgun sequence, the proteins below share one genomic window:
- the FABP6 gene encoding gastrotropin: protein MAFSGKYEVESEKNYEEFVKQVGLPRTEIDKGHNFKITEVQQDGQNFTWIQHYPGGQSITNKFTIGKECEMEAIGGKKFKVTVQMEGGKVLVNVPNYHQTSEIVGDKLVEISTIRGVSYERVSKRLA, encoded by the exons ATGGCCTTCAGCGGCAAGTATGAGGTGGAGAGTGAGAAGAATTACGAGGAGTTTGTGAAGCAAGTGG GGCTCCCCAGGACCGAAATTGATAAAGGCCACAACTTCAAGATCACAGAGGTGCAGCAGGATGGGCAGAACTTCACCTGGATCCAGCACTACCCCGGGGGCCAGTCCATAACCAACAAGTTCACCATCGGCAAGGAGTGCGAAATGGAAGCCATAGGGGGCAAGAAGTTCAAG GTCACTGTGCAGATGGAGGGTGGAAAAGTCTTGGTGAACGTCCCCAATTATCACCAGACCTCAGAGATCGTGGGTGACAAGCTGGTAGAG ATCTCCACCATCAGAGGTGTGTCCTATGAGCGTGTGAGCAAGAGGCTGGCCTGA